In one Brevibacterium sp. CBA3109 genomic region, the following are encoded:
- the phoU gene encoding phosphate signaling complex protein PhoU — translation MREVFRNELDDLATQLVEMSVKVHAAMRLANQSLRSNDLELAEEVIEADAVIDHMQYALDQQAAEMLALQAPVAADLRAVIGSLRMSASLERMGDLARHIAQQVRIRYPESAIPDHFADTFTRMGESGEKIAEATENLLSNPGLTAVPTINAIDEELDELHLSIFAKLAEAPAGSLAPRHIADVTLLSRYYERFGDHAVSVSQKVEYLLTGNWEPYLSKK, via the coding sequence ATGCGCGAAGTCTTCAGAAATGAGCTGGACGACCTGGCCACACAGCTGGTCGAGATGTCCGTCAAGGTACACGCGGCGATGCGCCTGGCGAACCAGTCCCTGCGCAGCAATGACCTCGAACTGGCCGAAGAGGTCATCGAAGCCGACGCCGTGATCGACCACATGCAGTACGCCCTCGACCAGCAGGCCGCTGAGATGTTGGCCCTCCAGGCACCCGTCGCCGCAGATCTGCGCGCGGTCATCGGCTCCCTGCGGATGTCCGCCTCTCTCGAGCGCATGGGCGACCTGGCTCGCCACATCGCCCAGCAGGTGCGCATCCGCTACCCGGAGTCAGCGATCCCCGACCACTTCGCCGACACGTTCACCCGCATGGGCGAATCAGGAGAGAAGATCGCCGAGGCGACTGAGAACCTGCTGTCGAACCCGGGACTGACCGCAGTGCCCACGATCAACGCGATCGACGAAGAGCTCGACGAACTGCACCTGAGCATCTTCGCCAAGCTCGCCGAGGCTCCGGCAGGCTCGCTGGCACCTCGCCACATCGCCGACGTCACCCTGCTCTCGCGCTACTACGAGCGCTTCGGCGACCACGCGGTGTCAGTGTCCCAGAAGGTCGAATACCTGCTCACGGGCAACTGGGAGCCGTACCTGTCGAAGAAGTGA
- a CDS encoding EamA family transporter, which translates to MRPVHYLLALLVVVLWGVNFIFIDFGLRDWPPLLLVAARFTLVVIPAIFFVKYPRGSFRRILLIGVFMSAGQFGLLYTAMFLGLPAGLTSIVIQIQAAFTVLVAALVLKEFPSRRQIVGILIGLSGLCTIGLSLQASVPIIAFLVALAASLSWAIGNVIARGVKKGTNGVQMTVWSAIVVPVPLFALSILVDGPAEVTHALAHPTWAVAASVVYTAGCASLVGYVIWNSLLARFPASQVAPFSLLVPLVGVLSAWLVLGDRPTVPELIGGALLLMGVAVTTGVLKTIARNISGANRRQRKVIASEEPEIEHSSTSG; encoded by the coding sequence ATGCGTCCCGTTCATTACCTGCTCGCCCTGCTCGTCGTCGTGCTCTGGGGCGTCAACTTCATCTTCATCGACTTCGGTCTGCGCGACTGGCCGCCGTTGCTGCTCGTCGCCGCCCGCTTCACCCTCGTCGTGATCCCGGCGATCTTCTTCGTCAAGTATCCCCGCGGAAGTTTCCGACGCATCCTCCTCATCGGCGTCTTCATGTCTGCGGGCCAGTTCGGGCTCCTCTACACAGCCATGTTCCTGGGACTGCCGGCGGGACTGACCTCGATCGTCATTCAGATCCAAGCCGCTTTCACGGTGCTCGTCGCGGCGCTTGTGCTCAAAGAATTTCCGAGTCGACGCCAGATCGTCGGCATCCTCATCGGCCTGTCGGGACTGTGCACCATCGGTTTGAGCCTCCAGGCATCGGTTCCGATCATCGCCTTCCTTGTCGCGCTCGCCGCGTCACTGTCGTGGGCGATCGGCAACGTCATCGCCCGCGGGGTCAAGAAGGGCACGAACGGTGTGCAGATGACCGTGTGGTCGGCCATCGTCGTGCCCGTGCCGCTGTTCGCGCTCTCGATTCTCGTCGACGGCCCCGCCGAGGTGACTCATGCCCTCGCGCACCCGACCTGGGCAGTCGCAGCTTCGGTCGTCTACACCGCAGGCTGCGCCTCACTTGTGGGTTACGTCATCTGGAATTCGCTGCTCGCGCGGTTCCCGGCATCCCAGGTGGCCCCGTTCTCGCTGCTGGTGCCGTTGGTCGGGGTGCTCTCGGCCTGGCTCGTCCTCGGCGACCGTCCCACCGTTCCCGAGCTCATCGGCGGAGCGCTCCTGCTCATGGGTGTCGCTGTCACGACCGGGGTTCTGAAGACCATTGCACGCAACATCAGCGGTGCGAACCGGAGGCAACGGAAAGTCATCGCCAGCGAAGAGCCCGAGATCGAACATTCGTCGACCTCGGGCTGA
- a CDS encoding LysR family transcriptional regulator encodes MIDVLALRTLVVLDSVGSVTATADSLGYTSAAISHQLQKLSRYIGAPVTERTGRGIALTPMGRELSRRGSELLQELEGLETDARARSGEPRGRITVGGFSTGLRGVLVPSLPRLKTIAPELSITNIEDEPDELIDMVTAGRIDASLIFDWRESLPPLPSTLNSELIAIDRADIIMHRDHHLASRAQVTRQDLLGEVFVSAPRNGVCHRWLTALFDTLNAEPRVEYWAMEYDTQIEFARAVGALALVPRLGRPHLPEDVAVVELDDPSIARWIYLVWRSSMTSSPAIALLLEQMKSVAEERAGA; translated from the coding sequence ATGATCGATGTACTCGCCTTGCGCACCCTCGTCGTCTTGGACTCCGTGGGCTCAGTCACTGCGACAGCGGACTCCCTGGGCTACACCTCGGCGGCCATCAGCCACCAACTGCAGAAGCTGTCCCGCTACATCGGTGCCCCGGTGACCGAGCGCACCGGCCGTGGGATCGCACTGACCCCGATGGGGCGCGAGCTCAGCCGTCGCGGATCCGAGCTGCTGCAGGAACTCGAGGGCCTCGAGACAGATGCTCGGGCGAGATCGGGAGAACCGCGTGGACGCATCACTGTGGGCGGGTTCTCGACCGGTCTCCGTGGAGTCCTGGTGCCGTCGCTGCCGCGCCTGAAGACCATCGCACCTGAACTGTCGATCACCAATATCGAAGACGAGCCCGACGAACTCATCGACATGGTCACGGCCGGTCGGATCGACGCCTCCCTGATCTTCGACTGGCGGGAATCCCTGCCCCCGCTGCCGTCGACGCTGAACTCCGAGCTCATCGCCATCGATCGGGCCGATATCATCATGCACCGCGACCACCACTTGGCCTCGCGGGCACAGGTGACTCGTCAGGATCTCCTCGGCGAGGTCTTCGTCTCAGCACCACGCAACGGCGTGTGCCACCGCTGGCTTACGGCCCTGTTCGACACGCTCAACGCCGAACCGCGGGTCGAGTACTGGGCCATGGAGTACGACACCCAGATCGAGTTCGCGCGGGCGGTCGGTGCCCTTGCCCTGGTGCCCAGGCTGGGCCGACCGCACCTGCCGGAGGACGTCGCCGTCGTCGAGCTCGACGATCCCAGCATTGCCCGCTGGATCTATCTCGTATGGCGATCATCGATGACCTCATCCCCGGCGATCGCGCTTCTCCTTGAACAGA